The Ancylothrix sp. D3o DNA segment ATAATGATTAATGGTTTAGGAAAGCTTTGGCAGTTTGGCTGATTTCATTCCCCAGATACATTCCAATACTGGGAATTCACGGTTTGAGTAAAACCACCGACAAGCGGTGAGATGGCTGTCTACTAAGTTTTGAGGAATTATTGTGAATTCTGCCGGCCTACTGGTTAAACCTCTGTAAGTTTCACCGACTATGAAACCCTGCTTCTGCTCAATCACCCAACTTTTTATCAAAGTATCGAGTACGACATTAGATAATTCTTTGGGTACACCAAACATCACTATCTCTGGGTGATGGAAAGTATGGAATAAACCAACTGTGTAAGTAACAGTCGGCTGTTCTTTCCTGGCATCCCCTAATACATTAATTAAGTGATAACCACAAGTTAATACGTTATTGGCGATTTTCTGGAGAATTGGTGGATTTAATTGAAGTTGAGCTTTCAGAAAAACCCCGGCGCCAATTGTTTTCTCGTACTGACTACGGACAGAAAAAGCTGTATGGGTCTTGATGTTTTCGACTAAATCTAGGGCAGCCGTATAACCGGCAGTCCTCATATAGTCAGCCAGAATATCGGTGGCATATTCATAATTGCCGGCTGCAACTGTCAGATAGAAAATGTTGCTCTTGTTAGACATGGTTCTAATTTTTGGGTATAGGAAACCTGAGCTTTAGATGGGGTCTAAAGCTGAGAGTTAGTTTGATTGTTATTCGTGGAATTTAGAAATCCAGTTCGCAATCTTCGAGGGATTGTTATTCGTGGAATTTAGAAATCCAGTTCGCAATCTTCGAGGGACTGTTCTTTCACCCATTCACCATCAATTGAAGGTTTAGATAATTTCAGGCCGGTGGGTGATAAAAATTG contains these protein-coding regions:
- a CDS encoding DUF4262 domain-containing protein, with the translated sequence MSNKSNIFYLTVAAGNYEYATDILADYMRTAGYTAALDLVENIKTHTAFSVRSQYEKTIGAGVFLKAQLQLNPPILQKIANNVLTCGYHLINVLGDARKEQPTVTYTVGLFHTFHHPEIVMFGVPKELSNVVLDTLIKSWVIEQKQGFIVGETYRGLTSRPAEFTIIPQNLVDSHLTACRWFYSNREFPVLECIWGMKSAKLPKLS